The genomic region TGATGCACGACTTGTAAGGCAAAAGCGACTGGATTAGCCACGTTTAATTCACGATATGACACCATCCCAGTCAAAACAAAAGCAACTAAAATATATAATAACGTACAAATTACTAAGGTCCCGATAATCCCAATTGGTAAATTCTTTTGTGGATTTTTTACTTCGGCCGCTGAAGCCGAGACACAATCAAAGCCTAAATAAGCGAAGAATACTAATGATGCGCCCTTGAAGACCCCACTAACACCAAACGGCATGAATGGTTGCCAATTAGACGACTTTACATAGAAAATGCCGACGACTAAGAATAGTAGCACAACGCCGATTTTAATCGTCACCATCAAATTATTGATGCGTGTCGATGAACGCGTCCCAGACATCAATAACACTGAAATGAGCGTCACAACTAAGACTGCAAATAAATTGATATAAGTGCCATGTGCGGGATCAAATGAGCCTGTAATCGCCTTCGGAATATGCACGCCGAAGCCTTCAATGAAGGAGACGAAATATGCAGACCAACCGGTTGAAACAGCCGCGACTGATAACATGTATTCCAAGAATAATGCCCAACCTAACAACCAACCAATCAGTTCTCCAAAAATAATATTGCCGTAAGAATACGCACTCCCCGCGACTGGCAACGCTGATGAAAATTCAGCGTAACACATTGCGGCCACTGCGCAGACCACTGCCGCAATCATAAATGACAACGTAATGGCCGGCCCACTATGTAGCGCGGCAATCGTGCCCGGTAAAATAAAAATCCCAGTCCCAATGACCGCCCCCACGCCTAACGCAATTAAATCCTTCGCCGTTAGTGTTTTAGCTAAACGTTGATCTTGTTGAAGATACCGCTCAAGTGACTCTTTTCTGAATAATCTTGTCCCTAAACCCATCTGCAAAACGCCCTCTCGATGCTTTATTTGGTGGTGCTAAACGTGTTCTGTAACCCATATTCTTCCGGTTAACCCTGAGCGCCAAACAATCGCCACGCGATTACTCGTCCCTCTGTGTTAATCTTCAGAATATAACCAGGGTTACGGCACACTCTGGTTTTAAACGTGCTTTTTGAAACTGACTTCTGCGCTTAGCGTCACTCGTCAAACAACTGCCTACAGCAGTTATTCGCCGAGCTGTGCTAATGCTCAAAATCAACCCGTTTCAAACGCACTCTTTTTCTTGTCGTGTTCTATAATCCGGATATATCGCACTTTTTCTAATAACAAAAAAAGGAGCCCACTAGTCTTCACTAGTGAGCTCCACCAGGAAGATGACTCGGGTTACCCAGTCATCTTCCAGTTTATTAAGGTTTATCATGTAATAGACAATCTTTTCCCTTAATCAACCAGTCGAATTCTGGGTTTCTTAAAGAAAAAGTTAAAGGCAACTCGTTGCATTGTCATCATGATAAAGCCTCCTTGTTATTATTAGTTTCTAAGTATAGCCAAGCCCATCGAAATTGTAAAGCCTTTTTTAAGCAGTTGTTTTTTCAAAAGGAATCTGCTAGAATTTAAAACAACTTATTCAAAGGATGTGACTGGCATTGAAAATTGCAGGCTAAATTTCTGACAACTCGATTGGTACTAAATGGCCCCACGTTTGGGGACCGTTTATTTCTGATTGTCGTTAGAGCTAGCTTGCGTTTATTTTCAAGGCCGGTAAAAAAACCAGACTTGTTAACAGACGCCCATAGTAGCGTCTTTTTTTGTGCATGCAAAACGACAACCAACCAATCTCATTTAAATTTATGAGGTGATATTAATGGGCACAATCCAATTCAAACAATTAACATTCAACTATCCAGATCAAGCAACTCCCCTTTTCAAAGACGTCACACTTCAATTCGATGCTAGCTGGCGCTTAGGCCTAATCGGGCGCAACGGCCGGGGCAAAACAACGCTGTTAAAACTACTTCAACGCCAATTAGAATTTGAGGGACAACTGAAAACGGATCTAGATTTTCACTATTTCCCACAAACCGTAGCTGATCCGAGTCAATTAGCCCGCGACGTTCTAATGACGCTCGGTCAATTAGATGACAGCACCTTTTGGCAAATTGAACGAGAACTCAATTTACTCAAAGTTGATCTCGACTGTCTCTGGCAACCATTCAACACGCTGAGTCCCGGCGAACAAACCAAGGCGCTCTTGGCGTTATTATTCATCGACGAGCATCATTTTCAACTCATCGATGAACCAACGAATCATCTCGATCAAGATGGTCGCGATACCGTGGCACACTATTTACAACAAAAAACAGGGTTCATCGTCATCAGCCATGACCGGCACTTTTTAAACCAAGTTATCGATCACGTTTTATCAATCAACCGGGCGGATATTACCGTCCAACAAGGCGATTATCAAACCTGGCAGACCACTCAGGAACAACAAACCCAATCCGAACAGCATCAAAACAGCCTGCTCAAAAGTGAAATCAAGCGGTTGAATCAAACGGCCCAACAAAAATCTCAGTGGTCCCAACAGGCTGAACGTGGTAAAAATGCGGGTAGTGTCAAAAATGAAAGTGCCAATCTCGATAAGGGCTTCATTGGACACCGCGCCGCTAAGGTAATGAAGCGCGCCACAACGATTACTGCTCGTAGTGAACAAGCGGCTACTGAAAAACAAGGTCTGCTCAAAAACGTTGAAATTACCGCACCACTGACGATTAACAATCAGCCTTTAAAGCCGCAACAAATCGTCCTAACCGCAACCGACCTAGTACTTGAACAAGATGGTCGCGCCCTAAATCAGCCGCTATCATTTGAACTAAAGGCCGGCCAACAAGTCACATTAACCGGCGCTAACGGTACGGGAAAATCAACCTTTATCAAAGCCTTACTCGCACTTCCTGAAATGCAGCATCAAGTCAGTGGGCAGTTGACCATTGCGCCGCGAATCAAGGTTTCTTATTTACCACAAGATTTTACACAGCTCAGTGGCTCACTAGCTGACTTTGCAGCCGCCAGGAAGGTATCACTAGAACAATTACTCTCAACTTTACGGAAACTGGGTTTTGAGCGGGAACAGTTCAACCACCGGCTTGAAACGATGAGTATGGGGCAAAAACGTAAGGCCGCCCTCGCTCGTTCGCTTTGTGAAGAAGCCCAATTTTATGTCTGGGACGAACCGTTAAACTACCTAGATGTCATTACGCGCGAACAACTCCAAACATTAATTGTCCAAACCCGCCCAACACTCTTGTTCATCGAACATGACCGCGATTTTATCGACGGTGTCGCTAGCCAACGTTATCAATTGATTCCACGCTAATTAACTAATACGTATTATCTGAATAATAAGTCGTATTTAAGCCATCAGTATTAAACGTCTTATTAGTATTGTCTTTAAAGAACGCCGTGTTTAATTGATTCAATTCAGTCTCTGTGTTACTTAACGTTTTGGTTTGTAACCCGAGACTCTCACGAAGTTTGTTAGACGTTGCTTGCAATTTATCGGTCGCAATCACTTGATAAGAACTCCCGTTAATCCAGGCTTCTTTCCCAATGATTTGACCACTCGTAATGTCGGTCCCACATTGATGGTAATTTTCAATTAACGTTTTCGTTTGATCAGCCGTTAAATCCGTACTGATGTGCTTGCCTAATTTTGTCATTAAACCTGATAAATGGACCAAGTATTGGGGCTTTTGAATCTTATCAGCGACCCCGCGCAAGACTTCTTGTTGGCGCAACTGACGACCATAATCACCACGGGGATCTTGGTATCTCATCCGTGTATAAACTAGGGCCTGCTTGCCATTTAAATGGTGGCGGCCCTTTTTGATTGTCTGCCCATCGAAACTCACATCGATATTTGTTTTAACATCAACACCATCGACGAAATCAACCAGTTCTTTGAGCGCGCCCATATCAATCGTGACCGAATAATCGATTGGCACACCGATAAATTCACTGACGGTTTTTTTAGCCATCTTCGCTTGTCCTAATTCATAGGCCGCGTTAATTTTTTGAACATTCTTAGTCTTGCTGCCAACCATTTCGGCGAGCGAATCCCGCGGAATTGAATAAACCAAGGTTTTCTTAGTTTTAGGATTTAACGTAACCACCATCATCGAATCCGAGAGGCCGCGATCGACACGCCCATCAGAACCCGTATCAGCCCCTAATAATAAAAATGAGATAGGTTTGTCCTGATTAATCCGATTGGATACCTGTTTGTTTTGGGTTTTAATCGCACGAATTGCTTGGTTTTCTTTTATTTTGTAAAAACCCCCACCAATTACTAAAATAACCCCGATAACCCCTAGTACAATCTTTAACTTCTTCAAAATAACGACTCCTATCTGTTTACTAATCTCCTATTCGAGTATATTAAAAATCGTTAAAGATGGTCGTTTTATTAAGCCAACTTAATACTTTTAAGGCTTTTTTATTATTTCAGCATTCAAAAAAGTTCCCACCTGATTAAGGATGGGAACTTTTTTGTTTGTTTAAACGTGCTTTTAACACTAACTTCTTGCGCTTAACGACGATTGCCAAACAACCGATTCCATCGGTTATTCGTCACTCTATGTTAATGCTCAGAAGCTGACCAAGTGTTACAGCACTCTTTTTTTAAACGTGCTTTTCAAAGCTGATGCTTGCGCTCAGCACCGTATTGCAAACAACCAGCCATGCTGGTTATTCACAACACTCAGCTAATGCTCAGCGTCAACCCGCTTTGAACGCACTCTTTTTTTAACATGCTTTTATAAGACATGGTCCTGCGTTTAGCGACGATTGGTGAACAATCGCTTTCAGCGCTCATTCACCAATCTATGCTAATCCTCAGACCATTAACGTCTTATAACGCACTCTTTTTTAATCTAATTTCTTTTCCAATTCGCTGACAATTTCTGCGTGTTTTGCTTCTGTTAATTTAATTTTTGCCATGAAGATCAAAGCAGAAACAATTAATAAAGCCATTGGTACGAAGAACATGTATGTCTTGAATTGTAATAAACCACCATTTGTAATATCGCTTGGTTTAGCGTTACCTGTCATACCTGCGTGAATTGCGGCAATCCCAACAACACCGTTGGCAAAGGCACCAGCTAATTTATCCAATAATGGGCGAACGGCTAACGTAACAGATTCGTTACGTGTCCCACTCTTCAATTGACCGTATTCAACACTATCAGTAATTGTCATTAAAGCTGCTAAGAAAACAAGTGGGTATGGGAAGAAGAATAACCCAACAGCGATTAAGACAACAACTAAGTTGCTACCAGCAAATAAGAAGAGAATGTAGCCAAGCATCATCATGGCAATCCCGCCAAGATAGATAGCACGACGGTGAATCAATGATACTAAAGTTGGGAATAGGGCAACTGAGATAACCCCTAAGATAGCGGTAATCACACCAACTGTTGAGAAGGCTGCAGCGCGACCCATGACGTATTTGAAGTAGTAAATTAAAAGTGAGTTTGTGATAACGTAACTAAAAGCAAACAAGAAATATGATAGTGATAACCACATTAATTGATCATTTTTACCGATTACTTTGAAGACATCGCGGAAACGAATCTTTTCAGTATTTTCACGGATAGCACTCTTTTCTTCTTTAGTACCGATAATCGTTGCTAAAGCGCCTAAGAATGAAACAACACCGATGACAACGGCAAACCCTAACCAACCAGCGCTAGTTTGTTCGCTACCATGTGTCCCTGAAAACATTTGTGAGAAGAAGACTACGATTGGCACAATAACGATGATTACCCCTTGGGCACCTAACGTTGAACCAAAACGAGCAATGGCCCCAAACTTCGTCCGTTTTTCTGAATCAACGGTTAAAGCAGGTAACATTGACCAAAATGCAATATCTTTAAATGAATAGAAGATATCCAAGATAACGAAAACGATTGCAAAAAGAACTAAGTATAAATAAGGGCTATTTGTTGCTAAGCCACCGAAGTTCGTGAAGATCATGACTAAACCAACAGAACTAATCAATGAACCAATTAGTAACCAAGGTTTAAATTTCCCCCAACGAGTCCGGGTATTATCAACTACCCCACCGATAAGTGGATCAAAGGCGATTTCAACAATCCGGATGACAACCATCATGGAAGTGACATAACCGATCATTTTTGCATTAAAAGCGGCATTTTTTGTATCGAATAATTGGCTAGTAACAAAAATCATAAAATAAGTGCTAAGTGTTGCATAGAAAGCATCGTGGCCAAATGCCCCGAATGCATATGAACTATATTGTTTGATATCTTTTAGTTTTTTCATTGTTCAATTCCTTTCATTTGATTTAAAACTAGTGATAACGGTGTTCAATAATTTTTTCTAAAATAGCTTGGCGTTGCTTTTCCTTGGCTGTGCCAAACTGGTTTTCTTCTAATGAATTAAAATCGTTTGCTAATAAAACGGATTCAAGATATAACGTCAATTGACGTTTAATATAAACCTTGTTGTCTTCGTTTGTTTGCTTCGGATTTCCGGCGATAATGGCTGCTGCAAATTGATCTGCATCGATGGTTAATTTATTATCATTCATTCTAATAGCCTCTTTCTAAAATAGATTTTTAGCCGGAAACCGTTTAAGCGTGATCTCTAATCGCGGTGTAAACGCATTCTTCAGCTAACAAATTCATTTTACTAAACTTTTACTAAAATGTAAACGGTTAATTAAAATTCCATTAGTTTGTTTAAATTTAGTAACTTCCCAACCAGCAACATAAAAAGCCGTTCACCAATCACTGATGAACGACTTTTTTGAATCTTTTGCGCTTAGCGCTTCTGCATCACTTGGTAAACCGCTCCGATAATACCGGCTTCATTTTTTAAATCGGCCGCCACGACTGTCGGTAACGCAAGGTCTTTAATACTATTATGAACACTTTGCACGTTTTGAATTTCAGCATTGAGTTGCGTCATAAACGTTTCGTTGGCACTAATGCCACCGCCAATAATCACCTTTTCAGGATCGAAAGCAACCATCAAATTAATAATTCCCTTCGCCAAGCTGTGGTAGTAACTCGTTAACACATTTTGTGCGAGGACTTCATGTTGCGCCGCCCGTTCAAAAATAATCCGAGCATCAGTCAGCTGATCAGCACTGAATTGGTTATAACGCCGCAATAAGCCAATGACAGTGGCACCTCTGAAGTTCAAGGAACCCATTTCAACATCAATCTCGTCATCTTCAACGAGCATCCACCCAAATTCACCTGAGCGCGCATGCGCCCCACGATAGATTTGGTTATTGATGACTAACGCGCCACCAACACCGGTACCCAGTACCAAACTTAGGTAGTTGGTAACACCTTTAGCGGCACCCAACCATTGTTCCGCAATTGCAGCTGCATTCGCATCATTTTCAACAGCCACGGGTAGATTCAATTTTTCAGTCAGTAGACCTTTCAAATCGACACCGGTTAAGCATTTAACGGCGCCAGCTGTCGTCAGAAAACCGTCTGCTTGAACCACACCTGGCACACTAACCCCGACACCTGCAATCGGCGTTGTTTGTTGAAAATCCTGAATGATCTGCACTAATTTAGCAATTAACGTCGTTTGGTCTTGGGGTGTTTCAAATGCTTCTTTACGTACGATTTGGCCTTCTTGATTGACTAACCCAACTTTAATCGTTGTGCCGCCAATATCAATCCCAACAAAATTTGTCATTCTGACCCCACCTTTAATTAATTTCCGCACCATTCGTCGCAATCATATCGCGGTACCAGTAAAACGAATCCTTACGATACCGATTGCCAGTGCCTTGTCCGTAATCGTCAACATCAACATAGATAAAGCCGTACCGTTTAGACATTTGGCCCGTGCTGGCAGCTACTAAATCAATACAGCCCCAAGGGGTATAACCCAATAACTGAACACCATCTTCTAAGACGGCCTTTTTCATCTGTAAAATATGGTCGTGTAGGTAATTAATCCGATAATCATCATGAATCTGATTATCCGCCGTCTTTTCATCGATTGCGCCTAAGCCATTTTCAACAATAAATAATGGTAAGTGATAGCGATCTGTAAACCAGTTCAGTGCGTAGCGTAAGCCGATTGGATCGACTTGCCAGCCCCATTCACTCGCCTCAACATACGGATTAGCAACCCGATCCTGATCTTCGTGGTATTCTAGTTTGCCGGTATCTTGAACCGCGAAGGACATGTAGTAACTAAAGCCAATATAATCAACTTTCCCGGCCTTCAAAATGACCATGTCTTCTGTTGTCATATCCAGGTTAAATTGTTTGCGGTCAAAATGATTTAATAACCACTGTGGATAAAAGCCGTTCGCATGGACATCGGAGAACCAAAGGCGTGTTTGCATCGCTCTTTGTGCAAATAAAATATCTGCCGGTTTAGATGTCAGTGGATAAATTGGGCACATCGCAATCATGCTACCAATTTCGAAATCCGGGTTGATTTGATGGCCAATTTGAACCGCTTTGGCACTCGCTACCAATTCATAATGAGCCGCTTGGTACATCCCTTTTTCCTTATCTTCACCTGGTTTAAATAATAAACCAGAATCCGTGTAGGCTGAGCCACCATCTTCGTAATTCGTTTGGTTATTGATTTCATTAAACGTCATCCAGTATTTAACCTTATGTTGATACCGTTTGAAACAAACCGTCGCAAAATTGGTAAAGAAATCAATTAATTTTCTATCGCGCCAACCACCATATTGCTGTACTAAATGATATGGCATTTCAAAATGGGATAGGGTGACCACTGGTTGAATGTCGTATTTCAAGCATTCGTCAAAAAGATCATCGTAAAATTGCAACCCAGCTTCATTGGGTTCTGCTTCATCCCCATTTGGAAAAATCCGCGTCCACGCAATTGATGTTCGGAAACATTTAAAACCCATTTCAGCAAATAATTTAACATCTTCCTTGTACCGATGATAAAAATCGATGCCGTTGTGGTTAGGATAGTATTCACCGTCAACCACACCGTCGGTTATTTTTCGAGGCACACCGTGACTTCCCAGTGTCATTACATCAGCAATACTGAGACCCTTGCCCCCAGCTTGATAGGCACCTTCTAATTGATGGGCCGCAACTGCGCCACCCCACATAAAGTCTTGCGGAAATTCTTGCTTGTCCATGTCAATTCTCCTTTAATCAATTACTTTTGCGCATTGTTCAAAGCAACTTTGTTGGCTGCAATGACGAATGGTAAATAAGTTAATACTGAAATGCCTAAACATAAGAATCCGATAATTAACGCTAACCAGTTCCCACCAGTCCCTAAGAATGGCATCAATGGCCCAGGCGTGGTCCACGTTAACCCAAAGGCAGGCGTTGGAATCCAATTAAAGATAACGGTCACTGTGTACCCAACTAAAATGTTAATCACAGGTGTTAAAACAAATGGAATCGCCAAAATAGGATTCAAAACAATTGGTAAACCGAAGATCAATGGTTCATTAATATTGAACAAACCAGGAACTAGGGCTAATTTTGCAATTTCACGGTAATCTTTACGCCGTGATGCAATAAAGATGGCGATGATTAAACCAAGTGTCATCCCACTACCACCCATATTGGCGAAGACGTCATTCAAAATACCCCAAGTTTCGCGGTAAGGAACGCCCCAGGCAGTCCCGTGACTATTAATGAATGTTTGGTTAGCTAAATCAGCTTCCGTAAACATAATTGACCGTAAAGCATTCAATGTATTAGGGCCGTGAATCCCGACTAACCAAAGTACATTTTGAACAACGGCGATAATCATAATCCCGAAGATGTTAACCCCGATATGGCGCAATGGGGTTTGAATCGTTTTATAGATAATTTCGTTGATGCCTTGTGGTGCGATTAATGAAATGAAGAAGTTAGCCATCGCAAAAATCATAATCATGATAACAATTGGAATTAAACCGTTGAAAGAACGGGCCACTGCAGGTGGTACCATTTCTGGCATCTTAATTCTCAACTTTTTGATATTGAATAATTTAGGTAAGAATTCACCGACGATCATCCCACAAATCATTGCGACGAATAAGCCTTGTGCGCCTAAATACGTCGTTGGTAGATATGAAACACCGTCTTTGACAACAGCTGGTGTGTATAAAATCATGAAGGCCGCAATCCCGGTCATCCCGATTAACATATCATCTGACTTGAAGTGTTTTGCTAGGTTTCGAGCCACTAAGTATGCGATAAAAATAGAGAGAATATTCATAGTCCCATTGGTAACTGATGTGAATAATTGCTGTGCTTTTTCCAGATTTGGAAAGAATTTTGGTAAGAATAAAATCTGAGCGATAAAACCACTCTTAGAAAAAATTAAGTTATTTATTAAAATAACGAGCGATGCTGCCATCGTAATCGGAAATGTATACATAAATGCATCACGAACCGCCGCGACATGTCGCTGTTCATTTAATTTAGTCGCAAACGGGACGATGGTGCGTTCCATAAAACTATTAAACTTATCCATGTAAAAACCTCCTAATGTAATCTATAATATTTTCAATAACTTAATTATAGTAAAACGGTTACATTAAATAAATATGTTTAGCCGATATTGCTACACATACCGGCTAGTTGTTATCTATACCATTCGTGGTACACCCTGTTCCATTTAATTGTTTAACGCAACTTGTTGTCGTAATTGGCGCAAAATGGCTTCAATAATATAGACACACGGCACCTGACTGGTCATGTCATAATATTGGTGAATCCGCGATTCTTCAATATTATAAGTCAGTGCGTACCGTCCCATCCGCGCTAAAGGACTCTCTAAATTACCCGTAATCGTCACCAGTGTTGTATCTGGATCATTGACAAAATTATTGAGCATTTCAATTAATTCCGGCGTTTTCCCGGAAACAGACAACGTAATAATCACGTTATTGGTCGTATTTTTTAGTTGTGAAGACAGCGGGTAATAGGGATCTTTGACTGCACTACTGTTAAAACACAGTGCCGATAATTGCCGTGATGCGTACTCCGCAATCGCCCCAGATGCGCCCATCCCCACTAAGAAAATATTGTCAGCCTCCAATAAAATCCCACCAACAATCTTAATCAGTCGAAGCAAGTCATCGGAAAAAGCCTCCATCGTTACCAATGGAAGCTCATCGCTTGGTTGTTCACCTGTTTTTAATTCACTCTTTAAAGACACCTTAAACTCCGGAAAACTATCGTAACCAATTTTCCGAATAAACCGCATGACTGACGAATTCGACACGCAGGCACCCGCAGCCAGTTCCCTAACTCGCATATACGGGACCTTCTCATCATGACTAACAATATACCGGTAAATTGCTAAATCTACATCTGATAACTTATCCATATCCTTATAGCCAAAAAAAGCCATGCGCTCTCCCCATTTCATTACTATTGATAACTTTATTCTACTATATTATCGTAGCCGGAAAAGGGGATTAGGAAAAGTTTGTTATAAATTGAACGAATTCCTATTTCTTCTGACTCAATTTCAATGCTGGTCCGATTAATAGTAATAAAACAATTACGGAAACCAAGAAACCTGCGTGAAAACCGGCTAATTGTTGTTGAACTGTCCCATGATTGCCTAAGCCAATCGTGGCGACAATCGTCGCAATCAATGCGGAGCCGAAACTAGAACCGACATTTTCGATGATATTGATGCCAACACCCGCTTCGGCTAGCTGTCGCTCAGGAATGCCGAGATACGCATCACTCGTCAATGGTAAGTTAATCCCGCCAACGCTGATGCCTCGTACAAATAGGATTAATGCAATCCAAACCATGCTTGTTTGATCAGTCATCAGCATCAAGGGAACCGAGCCGATTAAGGCGACTGCTAAACTTAGTAAAACCACTCTTTTGGCACCGAAGCGATCAATCCACTTACCGATTAAAGGCCGTGTCACTAACATCCCAATTCCTTGGGGCATCATTGCTAAGGCGGCTTGAATTGCCGTGAAGTGCCGGAAACTCTGGAAAAAGAGTGGCAAAATCAACATCGGTCCCATAATCGCAATATTGGCTAGAAAAAGCCCGCTGCTCGCAACAGCAAATTGGCCATGCTTAAATAAATTAAGTGGTAAAACGGTTTGATGCTGACGCCGCCAATCATAAATCACGTAAATAACGGCCATGAGGACGCCAATCCCAACCCAGAGCAGCGTTTCCCCATTATTAAACGTTGCATAATCAGCGGCCTTAGAAACGCCGTAAATCAACGTCGCACTCATGATTGATAGCATTAAAATCCCCCAGCCATCTAAACGACTTTGACGATTAAAAGGTTCAAAATTGGGTAAGCTATGGATCATTAGTGGGACGGCAATCAGCGTAATCCCAACATTAATCAAGAATAACCAGTGCCACGAAGCCACTTGCAAAATAAAACCACCTAAAACCGGGCCTAAGATCGGGCCAAAAATCATCGGTGTGCTGACAATCGCCATCACCCGTCCCAAGTTTTCGGGACCGGCCGTCTTCACAAGTAAGGTTGACATCAGCGGCGTAATAATCCCGGCGCTAAAGCCTTGTAGTAATCTGAAAATAATAAAACTCGTTACATTCCAACTAAAACCAGCTAAAACGGAGGTAATGCCAAATGCAATCACCGCACCAATAAAAATCCGCTTACCGTTAAAGTGGTTCATTAAC from Latilactobacillus sakei subsp. sakei DSM 20017 = JCM 1157 harbors:
- a CDS encoding MurR/RpiR family transcriptional regulator, which codes for MAFFGYKDMDKLSDVDLAIYRYIVSHDEKVPYMRVRELAAGACVSNSSVMRFIRKIGYDSFPEFKVSLKSELKTGEQPSDELPLVTMEAFSDDLLRLIKIVGGILLEADNIFLVGMGASGAIAEYASRQLSALCFNSSAVKDPYYPLSSQLKNTTNNVIITLSVSGKTPELIEMLNNFVNDPDTTLVTITGNLESPLARMGRYALTYNIEESRIHQYYDMTSQVPCVYIIEAILRQLRQQVALNN
- a CDS encoding MDR family MFS transporter: MTDSKMTKLPKAVLTAAWAIALGAIAPMLDSTMMTIAIQQLTQTFATTLNVIQWAITGYVLALAIAVPISGWLMNHFNGKRIFIGAVIAFGITSVLAGFSWNVTSFIIFRLLQGFSAGIITPLMSTLLVKTAGPENLGRVMAIVSTPMIFGPILGPVLGGFILQVASWHWLFLINVGITLIAVPLMIHSLPNFEPFNRQSRLDGWGILMLSIMSATLIYGVSKAADYATFNNGETLLWVGIGVLMAVIYVIYDWRRQHQTVLPLNLFKHGQFAVASSGLFLANIAIMGPMLILPLFFQSFRHFTAIQAALAMMPQGIGMLVTRPLIGKWIDRFGAKRVVLLSLAVALIGSVPLMLMTDQTSMVWIALILFVRGISVGGINLPLTSDAYLGIPERQLAEAGVGINIIENVGSSFGSALIATIVATIGLGNHGTVQQQLAGFHAGFLVSVIVLLLLIGPALKLSQKK